A window of Apium graveolens cultivar Ventura chromosome 8, ASM990537v1, whole genome shotgun sequence contains these coding sequences:
- the LOC141676716 gene encoding transcription factor MYB78-like: protein MNGIKGDQEEMMTTEEVRRGPWTVEEDFALMNYILRHGEGRWNSLARSAGLKRTGKSCRLRWLNYLRPDVRRGNITLEEQLLILELHSRWGNRWSKIAQRLPGRTDNEIKNYWRTRVQKHAKQLKCDVDSKQFKDAMHYLWMPRLVERIQAASVASARSSTASSAASVSTNTSGSENTYTTNNIGSSTDQVMTVVPPSTLKFEGTSNSVQLLEPNKYNFTPETSCPTTTTSSDSLGLSQGSSFPDLSEYSCYSYPPPPPPPPRATNQQEFTEPLISPCGYLRQGLNLQNIEQTNSLMGCEDLLDNLWDVEDIWFN from the exons ATGAACGGCATAAAAGGTGATCAAGAAGAGATGATGACGACAGAGGAGGTCCGGCGAGGTCCATGGACAGTGGAAGAAGACTTCGCACTCATGAACTACATTCTTCGACACGGCGAAGGTCGCTGGAATTCTCTTGCTCGTTCTGCTG GTCTGAAAAGAACCGGAAAGAGCTGCAGATTAAGATGGTTGAATTATTTACGTCCAGATGTTCGACGTGGAAACATAACTCTTGAAGAGCAACTCTTGATTCTTGAACTTCACTCTCGTTGGGGCAACAGATGGTCAAAAATAGCACAACGTTTGCCAGGAAGAACTGACAATGAGATTAAGAATTACTGGAGAACACGAGTCCAAAAGCATGCCAAGCAGCTCAAGTGTGACGTGGACAGCAAGCAATTCAAGGACGCCATGCATTATCTCTGGATGCCAAGGTTGGTAGAAAGAATTCAGGCCGCCTCGGTCGCTTCAGCAAGAAGCTCCACTGCCTCCTCTGCGGCCTCTGTCTCcaccaacacctctggctccgAAAACACATACACCACAAATAATATTGGTTCAAGTACTGATCAAGTCATGACAGTAGTGCCCCCTAGCACTCTCAAATTTGAAGGCACCAGTAACTCTGTCCAGTTACTTGAGCCTAACAAATACAATTTCACACCCGAGACTTCTTGTCCCACGACAACAACTTCATCCGATTCTTTGGGGCTATCACAAGGGTCCTCATTTCCTGATCTTAGTGAATATTCTTGTTACAGTtatcctcctcctcctcctcctccgccGCGGGCTACTAATCAACAAGAGTTCACAGAACCACTGATTAGCCCCTGTGGCTACCTCAGGCAAGGTCTCAACCTTCAAAATATCGAGCAAACCAATTCGTTGATGGGATGTGAAGACTTACTGGACAATTTGTGGGATGTTGAGGACATTTGGTTCAATTAG